Proteins from a single region of Rhinatrema bivittatum chromosome 13, aRhiBiv1.1, whole genome shotgun sequence:
- the LOC115075262 gene encoding olfactory receptor 13A1-like, translated as MEGKNQTMSIKFYLMGFSNHPHLQPLFFAIFFIIYMLALLGNIVISTIITTDSRLHTPMYFFLINLSILDICCTTAAIPKILQIILSEEKSISYSGCIAQLCFFSSALSTELMLLTVMACDRYVAICIPLHYTTIMSKRTCIILAAAVWVLGFMNSMMHTSLILRLKFCQHNILNHFFCEIPPVLKVACSDTFINNVVIIMADVLLGMVCFLLTVISYTYIILTILKIRSAEKKRKAFSTCASHLTVVSLFYGGVIYTYVRPAFSNDLEADKVLSAVYAIVSPVLNPIIYSLRNKEVINALRKLMGRTVLSQR; from the coding sequence ATGGAAGGAAAGAACCAGACAATGTCCATCAAATTTTATCTGATGGGATTCTCCAATCATCCACACCTCCAACCCTTATTTTTTGCCATATTCTTTATTATCTACATGCTAGCCTTGCTGGGCAATATTGTGATCTCTACCATTATTACCACTGACTCTCGCCTTCATACTCCCATGTACTTCTTTCTCATCAACTTGTCCATCTTAGACATCTGTTGCACAACAGCTGCTATTCCTAAGATTTTACAGATCATCCTGTCAGAGGAGAAATCTATTTCCTACTCTGGATGCATAGCTCAGTTATGTTTTTTCTCCTCAGCCTTGAGTACAGAGCTCATGCTCTTGACAGTGATGGCGTGCGATCGCTATGTTGCAATATGCATCCCGCTGCATTATACAACCATCATGAGCAAGAGGACTTGTATTATTCTGGCTGCAGCTGTCTGGGTGCTTGGATTCATGAATTCAATGATGCACACTAGTTTAATCCTGAGGTTAAAATTCTGTCAGCACAACATTCTTAACCACTTCTTCTGTGAAATCCCACCAGTATTAAAGGTGGCCTGCTCTGACACGTTTATCAATAATGTGGTGATTATAATGGCAGATGTTCTATTGGGTATGGTTTGCTTTCTTTTAACAGTCATATCTTACACATACATCATCTTAACTATATTGAAAATTCGTTCTGCTGAGAAAAAGAGGAAGGCCTTTTCTACCTGTGCATCTCACCTCACTGTTGTGTCATTATTCTATGGAGGTGTAATATACACTTATGTTCGTCCTGCCTTCAGCAATGACCTGGAGGCAGACAAAGTATTGTCTGCAGTTTATGCTATTGTCTCTCCTGTGTTGAACCCTATTATATACAGTTTAAGAAACAAAGAGGTTATCAATGCTCTCAGAAAATTAATGGGAAGAACTGTATTATCACAAAGATAG